One Choloepus didactylus isolate mChoDid1 chromosome 8, mChoDid1.pri, whole genome shotgun sequence DNA window includes the following coding sequences:
- the GTSF1 gene encoding gametocyte-specific factor 1, whose translation MEETYIDSLDPEKLLQCPYDKNHQIRACRFPYHLIKCRKNHPDVANKLATCPFNARHQVPRAEISHHISSCDDKSCIEQDVVNQTRNLGQETLAESTWQCPPCDEDWDKDLWEQTSTTFVWGTANYCGNNSPASSIVMEHKSSLASGMRVPRSLPYVLPWKNNGNAQ comes from the exons ATGGAAGAAACCTACA ttgATTCCCTGGACCCTGAAAAACTATTACAATGCCCATATGATAAAAACCATCAGATCAGGGCCTGCAGGTTTCCTTATCATCTTATCAAGTGCAGAAAG AATCATCCTGATGTCGCAAACAAATTGGCTACTTGTCCCTTCAATGCTCGCCACCAGGTTCCTCGGGCTGAAATCAGCCATCATATTTCAAGCTGTGATGACAAAAGCTGTATTGAGCAGGATGTTG tCAACCAAACCAGGAACCTTGGACAAGAGACTCTGGCTGAGAGCACATGGCAGTGCCCTCCTTGCGATGAAGACTGGGATAAAG ATTTGTGGGAACAGACCAGCACCACATTTGTCTGGGGCACAGCCAACTACTGTGGCAACAACAG CCCTGCAAGCAGCATAGTTATGGAACATAAGAGTAGCCTGGCTTCAGGCATGCGAGTTCCCAGGTCTCTGCCATATGTTCTGCCATGGAAAAATA ATGGAAATGCACAGTAA